The Herbiconiux sp. A18JL235 region CTTGAAGTAGAGCAGCGGCTCCTCCTTGTGCCAGGAGGCCGGGCTCATCTCGTTCACGCGGCCGATGACGATGTAGTGGTCGCCCGCCTCGTGCTCGGCCCAGATGTCGCAGTCGAGCCACATGAGCGTGTCGGCGATCACGGGGTTGCCGGATGCGGTGGGCGTCCAGTCGATGCCGGCCCACTTGTCGGTGCCCTTGCGCGCGAACTGGTTCGAGACGGTGTGCTGGTCGTGGGCGAGCACGTTCACCACGAACGTGCCGGTCTCCCGCACGCGCGGGTAGGTGGTGGAGTTCGTCATCACGCTGAACGACACCAGCGGCGGCTCGGTCGAGACCGAGTAGAACGACTGGCAGGTGAACCCGATCGGGCCCTCCTCGTCGATGCCGCTGATGATGGTGATGCCCGAGGCGTAGTGAC contains the following coding sequences:
- a CDS encoding flavin reductase family protein, producing the protein MTIAPEQDIVQGPAFDPRVFRDTLGHYASGITIISGIDEEGPIGFTCQSFYSVSTEPPLVSFSVMTNSTTYPRVRETGTFVVNVLAHDQHTVSNQFARKGTDKWAGIDWTPTASGNPVIADTLMWLDCDIWAEHEAGDHYIVIGRVNEMSPASWHKEEPLLYFKGQYRHLREVS